Sequence from the Rutidosis leptorrhynchoides isolate AG116_Rl617_1_P2 chromosome 3, CSIRO_AGI_Rlap_v1, whole genome shotgun sequence genome:
ACGTTATTTGCCAAGAAGGTATCAAAGTAGATCCATctaaaatagaagcggtaatgaattggaattcaccaAAGACTCCGacagagattaagagttttctgggtttggcTGGTTATTACCGGAGGTTTATTAAAGATTTCTCAAAGATCACGGGTCCATTGACCAAGTTAATCCGAAAAGATGTAACTTTTCGAtgaaatgatgaacaagaaaaTGCCTTCCAGACATTGAAATGCTTGTTGTGCCAAGCTTCGATTTTAGCGTTACCTAAGGGTACAGAAGATttcgttgtgtattgtgatgcGTCATTAGCCGGATTGAGTTGTGTGTTAATGCAGAGAgagaaagttattgcctatgcctcaagACAGTTGAAAACTCGTGAGAAGAATTATCCAACACATGATCTAGAATTAGCTGCGGTTGTAATAATTATGGGGACATTACCTTTACGGAACTCATTGTGTGATAtgtaccgaccataagagtcttcaacatatcttctcACAAAAAGAATTAaacatgcgtcagagacggtggcaagagttaatcaaggattatgattgtgagattcgttatcatccaggaaaggcaaatgtagttggaGATGATTTGAGTCGAAAGAAATCCACTGACAATGTAAAATTTATACGAATTGAAATTGTGTCAGATTTGATTGATCGGTTAAAGATAGCCCAATTAGAAGCTTTGAAGAAAGAACATTTGAAATTAGAGATATTAGTAAAGCGAAAAGTGAATTTAATTGACGATTCTCGTGGATTAAAGACTCTCagtaacagaatttgggttcccttTCTCGGAGGGTTGAGGGATTTAATCTTGAATGAAGTGCACAAATTGAGATTGTCTATCCATCCTGGAAGTacgaagatgtatcatgatctgaaacctttatattggtggccaacaatgaagaaagaTATCGGACATTAcgtggaaaagtgtcatatatgcgcccaagtaaaagctgaacatcaaaaaccttaCGGGTTGTTACGTCAACTTGAGATTCCTCAGTGGAAGTGGGAGCACATAACGATGGATTTCGTGacaaagttaccccgaacccagaaaggtcatgacatgatttgggtgatagttgatagattgactaaaagCGCGCATTTTCTGGCTACAAGTTAAACAGCTTCGCTCAGCAAGTTAGCTCAACTATATGTGAATGAGATTATAGTTCGACATGGAATTCCATTATCTATTGTATCAGATAGAGATTCGAGGTTCGTATCTAATTTTTGGCAGAGTTTACAGGAGAATTTGGGTACTCGAGTTAATCTCAGCaccgcgtatcatcctcaaacagacggttaAAGTGAACGTACTATTCAGatgttagaggatatgttaagagcttgTGTATTAGAGTATGGAGGATCGTGGGATTCTCATTTACCTTTGATTGAATTCGCTTACAACAACTCGTATCACTAAGTTATAGGCATGCTGCCCTATGAAATGATGTATGGTCGTCGATGTAGAACGcagacttgttggttagaagctggagaaAAACAGTTTGCGGGTCCAGAGATTGTACAGTTAACTGCAGAGAAAGTGGCAATCGCACGCGAGAAATTGAAAACCGcaagagatagacaaaagatgtacgcCAATCCGCGCAGACGGCCAGTTATTTTCACCGTAGGTGAGCAGATATACTTGAAAGTATTGCcctggaaaggtgttattcatttcGGTAAAAGAGGAAAGTTAGCTCCGAGGTACATAGGGCCATTTAGAATACaacaagtgttgaatgatcagacagtAGTATTAGATCTTCCTGCTgggttagctggtattcataacacattcaatgtgtgttaTCTTTGTAAGTGCAAGGTAGAAGATGAAAGTCAAATTCTACCACTGCAAGATTTGAAAGTTGATATGAATAAGAAGTTAGTGGAAGAGCCTGTAAGAATTGTAGACAAGAAGATTACTAAGTTACGGCATAAGCAGATACCGATGGTATTAGTTGAGTGGAAGCACATCGTAGGTTCAAACCTgacatgggagacagaagagttgatgagaactcGTTACCCTCGTTTGTTTAACCTTGactagattccgaggacggaatctcctttaagggggtagatttgtaacaacctCACATTGGGCCTAGTGGTAATTGTCATAATTGCCCTTGtgtgttattatatgttattttaataattatatgtatataattatttaattatatagttgagaccagtttgtgacaagggtcacagaacatgtttgtttatttaatttagacttcATTTGGACCACTTAATATGGTGTTTtgtattttagataactggtaaatatccGCGTGTATCACGGAGTAGGATTCTTCACTATGAAGAAAGCCTTGTTGAGTTAAATAACCCTGCTTCTTCTTATTTCCTCTTTTGAAAATATCAAACACCGAACTATTACTCTCAAATCCTCACAAACCCTAACCCTTGATTCTCATTTTTGTGTTAAATTGAAGTTGGGATATCATTCCTTGTGATTTCACGAATCTAACAAGGTAAGCTAATCAGATTTTCATAGCCAAATCAGTTCGCAAAATGGGTTTTTGTTTAGGTTTTGGTAAAAGTGGATTTTATGTCAAAAAGTGATTTGAATGTGTTGTTTATGTCAAATTGATGTTAGAAAACGTTTGTATATGAGTTATATATGTTTtctaagtgatttgtagtgtcaaaatagtgcaaaaacaagatttggggctcaaaatgacgaaaacagcgacctgatgctgatgaacagctcctgtacggttgcaggatgcatccgtacggttacgggGTGTATCCAGGCCATTTTAGGTGCATTCGTATGCTTGAAGGGTGCAACCAGGCAGTTGAaggtgcaaccgtgcggttgcaggtgctcccgcgcggttgcagtctggcagctttttggaaaacttgttttggccctaactttcaaaccgtaactccgtttttgatgaataaactaccaTTGGAAACATAATGAGATTTAATTTCCAATGGTAAAGTTTTGAAACACTGAATCAAactttaatttgggtcaaaatgttgGGATAGCGTGTATGCCTCGTTCTACACACGTGGGATAGTTGCAATTGGATGGAAaaccatgtaaacttgtcatatatGGATATATTAGGCTATATGATGTTTTTTAGAATATTaattgatgatattattaattaGATTTGTGCTAACTTGGGATATGATATTATCAGGTAATAAGAGAACGGAGAAGGCTCAGTAATATAAGACTTCTGAGTTCTTGCTGTTTATCAGGTGAGTGGGACTGTCCTAATTTTTATATGTATGTAGTAGCGGGTTATACTACTGATTTCCTACATTGTATACCTGATTTGATGAGTATATGATATACTGTATTGATTGATGCATATATGTGCACCTGGGTAGTGTCGGATAGTTTTCGACATCCAGCCTTGGGTTTTGGGGGCTGGGCAGAGGTTAACCTTGGGTTAAGAGGTTGGGTTCAAAGTGTTACTATTCGTGTAGTATAGTATTGAATAACGCATCCCCTACGTTTGGATtactatgcgagggagacagtTACAGGAACTATCGGTAAACTCTAGTCCGATCAGCTAGGTGTGAAATCGCTCGTACAGCCGTCGATCCTCTGTTACTGTGCTGATGGTTTATTTGCTGTTATGCAATTGTGCTTAGCTTGATGCTAGATACCTATGACTGTTAGgataattccattcacttagctttatgCTAACCCCCCACAGTTTCTCCCTTGCAGGTTAAGTTTTGCATGCTATAGTTTTGGGAGTGGTTGCTTTTGGATATGTTTGACAGGCTACACTCCGATATCTGTATTTTGATACTATTAAGTTatggttttgtaataacgtaacacctggtTATTGTAATAAATGTGCTTTGGGTTATTACTTCAATATGTTTGTAAGTATAATTTTTGTttatgttggtcccttgattaacaacaggagtattgtaggggggggtgaatacaatttttttaattaactaaccaattaaacacagtttagtattcaagcatgtaatgtaaatagagtcaaaggtaatttttcaactgttattctttattgataaaatctcaaataattacaactatccttggcggaatgatagttggttgatatagATTTACCTaaatatagctatgaggataaacttaaagctattacacgttttggactctatataaataaacccacacccctagttgttacaatagtggatacaacaatttatagtagtcctattaaccgtgtaatggttctattgtccactggtacataggatgtctgtacttgtaggGATAACTGCataagagagcgtgctctcctctttcctctttggtagctatttgcaggaacaccccaatttggtttcgcacaattatttgtttaaacaaatagaatcttgtgttccctaggcattgacaaagtatagcacatgtctgcacatgcgttaaacttctgctttcccacgtggtcttgtaaggtaacTTGTCAGccgctgtgacgatcgctccaaatccatacggacaatacgtcattcattgatttcattgcgaggtatttgacctctatatgatacattttgtaaacattgcattcttttgaaaaggcacaccataaatgaatatttaaatcaaaggttttcgacatctgatgatttctatatatagacaatcaccgtaaataatagtttacaatagtacttccgttgacaatgcagtcaaaataagatacatggtgataatttggtgaatgcaacgtttccttgaaaagtatgtcatgtaagactccatgcacatagcttgtctaacatataagcaacagcggaagacttctaggaaacctgagaataaacatgctaacaagtgtcaacacaaaggttggtgagttcatagttttaatgtttcgcataatctgtgtataaaggtggatcacaagatttcagttgtttcatccagaaacatttatcaaaatattctacaagattgagcaccctggtaactaaacttaacgtatatataatttgtaccctttgtataatcatcttaatagtacacgcaaaccaacgtgtacgcttctcaaatagcatacgtccgttaaaaggctagcgctctagctcggacggggatatcaagccctatggatccatatactactactcgcgcccaccagttcttataactagtagttactagttaccaaagctaagggattttcggttcaaactcagtgtagaatttagtatgtacttgtatccattgcgtttaaaattaagtgcatgtattctcaacccaaaaatatatattgcaaaagcaattaaaaagggagcaaatgaaactcaccttagcagcacataaagttgttcaccaaaacgagaccgaaactcggaatatcaaataaccgtagatctcaacctagagaacatatgttggtcaataaatgtctatcaagctaggtcaggttatagtgtataacaatcctaatgctcgagatcgacatacaaaagttatccaaagtcgtttcaaaaagtcaattttgacaatagttcaacaaaacgagacataccttatataaggattcatttactcggttggtaatattcaaaaatccaatttactaatctcgtaaacaagttgtttaaatcttaattgtagattcaaaagcaatttcaattaacgttaatcataattcagttgatcatatcttttaatccgttcatcgaaattattcgatatctaaatgaaaagttattgattttttgccagctttccaaaaacatgtatatcatataccttttaccagtaatatatgtatttacttcgtgattcatcataattgtttaacgacaaaatttagcatacaagcatgcataaatatatatactcgagcactagacatggatacacaattaatgtataaaagatgaaatatgagtgcttacgtatcaatattgagattcaatattgttggaaagtacgtagacgcaacagagatgataaacactagatttgattcacaaatataccctcgaacattactcataacctccttgacaataacccataatttccttagctctatctctcaaaaacccattttgaaggtgacatgctcataacctcgtcgtagtattttaggtatatatactactaataataatattataataagattaataataataatattaatcttaataataataataataataataataataataataataataataatataaaaaaataataatacagaggaatgaatcgagcttttatagtatgtggcctgctacagtacctcatgcgatcgtatgagttttcagtgtttttgccatgcgatcgcatggccgccttatcctgtttttgtttgctagttcgtcgacatcaaatagtgtactgtagcaaatagtgtttactgtagcaaaatacggtttcactgtagcaaatagtgttttactgtagcaaatagtgttttacggtaggaaagtcattttactatagaaaatagtgttttacggtaggaaagtcgtttttacttgtgcatatatatatatatatatatacatacatataattgttcatgaatcgtcgagagcagtcaaatgtaatttaatacatgaaacagttctaaaattttaagattcaacttcatggacttttcttatcgtgtcggaaacattaaatcatttaaagataaagtttaaatttggtcagaaatttccgggtcatcacagcacctacccgttaaagaaatttcgtcccgaaatttaagtgaggtcgtcatggctaacaatagaaatgttttcatgacgaatatgagttgataaatagaattttatcaccgttgaattatatggataaaacaatacgatttctcgaagcgtatgagagaagttatcgtaaaagagtgaaatgaaagaatagagattcgtcttagcttttgacgtagttacgattgatttccggaatttaaggaatagaatatcttcataatctaaataagatttgattcttcgaaatttgcggaaattaggattttctttgattaaatgcgtaatctgtctcgattgctataaattgacctcttccgtttcatttattttcaccactcctataatcttctttcttatttcatacatcccaatagattgtgaaaatgcttaatccagttctgattcttgatattttcctggctatcgtatccttcattcttctttttcatctgccaccagaggaatttattttcttctactattaccttggggttatagtgtttttcattctcccgtgtctttatattgctatatgcattgatatacacggtttgtaattttggggttgttatcgggctttatgttctccattatatctcggagcttcatgctttcgttttctcttcccgaccttaagtcaagcgaataatggtccagaattcgtaggtatgaatttcagaataaacataattaatgttctaagaaagaaacggtaatggcacaattcgacttgtcaaattaccagaatatccggaaaagaccgaatcattaagaaatatattttcttgatatatttagagattatatagaatgaaagagttatgtaacatggtttatgatgagggtgtgatatgtgaacctttgtcacgttccattagaaactcaacatgacttactgtaatataatcacattgatcaagtgtcattatattatactaactcatgcttcagttcccaacattacttcaaaacatccatttttttagaatttttcagattttagaaactaaaatagtttcttttatgatgtaacacagatagcgtgaagaggtaatgatttcagataagaatggtttcgaaaaatatcttcagaaatatggaggatatttataatgggagatacgatgatatcttagaatatttaagataagatgatgatgaagaatattgtctgcaaaggttttagagtaaggagcaaagtattcgctaatgatttcagcagactctgaatcatttgaattctttgaaggtagatttagtctttgtgatttgtccacagcctacttcatggtctgctcaatccgtttttcaattccaaaccttctctttttctatgctttaccaccatactattctttatcatcaaacttttgactgttaaggtcgtttacagtttttgctgcttcatcaacatttttccaaaattcggagaactagtttcgtagtttggggtgtttttcggaaacttcacattcgaagtatgtaagtccaggaggtagacgttatatgttgtaacgaccctactttttccgttatcttttgtcattaattatttaacgaccgttaattgttattcgtgccacgtcatttctatgacctatattattatttttgtaataatatattaattattatgtgttatatgaatatttgtattcatattttaaattatacgttcctacgagtcgcggatttctatccggcgaatcttttcggttttcaaaccaacggtcaagtttttgggatttttaagtcctaattattttaaatatgatattttgatgtcatatgattatatatagtgtttatatattttattcgtcgcgtatttattatctctccgaaaaatcaatcgcgtagcggtgttttcgcgtttcgggtttcgttcgggcgttcgggccactaggattttgtcatttatcaaattgggtcactatggggcccaccccattcagttcacAGCCGAAATTTTGAAGGGGAGGGGTGTTTGGTGCAATTTTTGCATACTTGTGGCTTTTAGTCAAAATCTCACTACTACTTTCATTTTAATCATACCCTAAAAGCTCTCCTCTCCTCCCTCTCATTTAGAACGATTTATGCAGCCTCCCTAGCCTCTTCCATCACCAAAAATCGGCCAAGAACAATAAAACATCAATTGATCATCATTTTGCAAGACTAGATACACAAACAGATTCTCCATTTCGCGATCTACATGCTTCAtcttcttgattcttgattagggtataaaccctaaccctagatttttaatttttcacatatttcactgattttatatgttatattagtagtatgatgatcatatgttattgtattgttgatggtatgcatagaattactcgaatacatatgttttgggtttgatataatcgggacagcagctaattcgtgtctTTCTgtaattgtgactgttataaaagttaaaataaagtatctagatgagttcctctcatcaagacattaattttagactccggattcatgtcgtttcgattcccggagccctagattcgatcaaaatggtattttgttgaaattgaaatgtgatattgttatgaaccaggtttggtccgactttgtaaccatatttggtgactttagggtgtgttagtgtgttaggactgatggtggggcgaactttcatgttcgggtcatctcaatccgagccacgaatcacccgttacgtctaaaacacgtttttgattgaattgaagttccaagtagtgtattggctgtatatcacgacttgtgggctgttcatggtgtgttcttgagtgtaccaaagtgtcgggtgatttgcttaggcggagatatatgtaaggctcgccgagaaccgacacccggggctcaggatacgacccgatgaacttttgatttaaaacttgggatttattattaaacttatgatataaataatggatttcattatcatttaattacttatgatataaaaagtaattattatcattattatttaagacttacgatatatatttattatatcatttaattaatacttatgatttaattaatattttaattaaacttgtgattaataatactttcattattaatggaaaatacttatgataagtattaaacttatattatgagattattataataagacttataataaggattaattaattattaaattattataaggcttagttattatttaattataatttaattattaaatacttatgatttaatgattataattagaaacttatgatatgattaataattcattattaattaatgatacttatgatatgatttaaaatttattattaattaataatacttatattatgactaatatttaattaattaattaaatacttgtgttatattaattatatcatttaaacttatctaaactttaataattcatttttatttaattaaacttatgttaagacataattatacacttttgactttaataaacattataacctatgttattattataa
This genomic interval carries:
- the LOC139902551 gene encoding uncharacterized protein, with translation MLPYEMMYGRRCRTQTCWLEAGEKQFAGPEIVQLTAEKVAIAREKLKTARDRQKMYANPRRRPVIFTVGEQIYLKVLPWKGVIHFGKRGKLAPRYIGPFRIQQVLNDQTVVLDLPAGLAGIHNTFNVCYLCKCKVEDESQILPLQDLKVDMNKKLVEEPVRIVDKKITKLRHKQIPMVLVEWKHIVGSNLTWETEELMRTRYPRLFNLD